The sequence CGGACGAGGGCGAGGTTCTCCTCGAGGGCGCGCACCTCGTCCCACATGTCCTGGGTGTGCGTGCGGCGCATGAAGATCGTCTCGGCCGCCGCGGCCTCGCACGGATCGAGCCGCCCCTCGACCATGGCCGGAAAGTTTCGGTCGAAGACGTCGGGCCCCGAGCGCATCAGTCCGGTGCGCGCCAGCAGCGTCTCCAGGCGCGACAGGGCGGGGCCCTCCTCGGCGTCCGGCTCGTATCCGGGCACGAGCGGGTCGAGCCCGATGATCGCCTCGACCTCCTCGGAATGCCGCTCGGCCCAGAGCAGGGCCTCGAGGCCCGCCATCGAATGCGGAAACAGCACGTAGGGCGGGCTCTCCCCAGCGCGCCGCAAGGCCGTGCGCGTCTCCTCCAGCACGGTGGCGAGGTCTCGGCTGCGCGCGCTCACCTCGCTCCAGCCGTAGCCGGCACGCTCGACCACCGCGATCCGGTAATGGTCGGAGAGCCGCTCGAAGAGCGTCCTGAAGTCGTAATAGGGCGAGCTCGTTCCCAGGCCCGACAGGAACACCAGGGTCGGGTTCCCCACGCCCTCGGCATAGACGTGCAGCAGACCCTCGCGCGCGCCCGGCGGCCCCACCGCGACGAGCTCGCCCGGTGCGGGATAGGCGACCTTCTCGCGCTCGATCGCCCGCCTGTGATCCAGGTAGGCGCTGCCGACCACGAAGGCCGCGCCAGCGATCAGGACCAGCGGGATCGCCGCCGCGATCCACAAAAGAAATCCTCTTGTCGACATGTCGGGTTCGTTCTCCCTCGTCGACGGACCGGCGCCCGCCTCGCCGAGGCGAGATGGTGGGCGTCGCCTCACATCGCAACCGGGACCCGGGATCGGCGATGAGGGCGACGCCGACCGTGCTAGGCAGGCGCACGTCGCCGCGGCGAGGACCCCTTAC comes from Salinarimonas sp. and encodes:
- a CDS encoding alpha/beta hydrolase, which translates into the protein MSTRGFLLWIAAAIPLVLIAGAAFVVGSAYLDHRRAIEREKVAYPAPGELVAVGPPGAREGLLHVYAEGVGNPTLVFLSGLGTSSPYYDFRTLFERLSDHYRIAVVERAGYGWSEVSARSRDLATVLEETRTALRRAGESPPYVLFPHSMAGLEALLWAERHSEEVEAIIGLDPLVPGYEPDAEEGPALSRLETLLARTGLMRSGPDVFDRNFPAMVEGRLDPCEAAAAETIFMRRTHTQDMWDEVRALEENLALVRALGPPDVPVHAFVSGQGTEAWIDGVVSFATASGGEAVVLDAGHYVHLAEPVLIAEKSRELIEASSAR